From the Micromonospora echinofusca genome, the window ACCGGCGGGTGGTCGAGGTGGTGCGCAGCGAGCTGAACATGAACGACCACGCGGACGCGGCGCTGCGGGCGCTGGGGGGTTGATCTTCCGGTTGTCGGGGCGGGCTGGTATCAAGGCAGGCACTGAACAGGTGTACGAGGGAAGAGGTTGCTGATGGGTGCTGCTGGCCAGGGTTTGTCCACTGACGAGGTGCAGAGCATCCGGGAGGCGTTGGCGGCGGGCCGCAAGCCGAAGGTGGTGTTCACCGCCTCGGCGGGTCAGATCGCCGGGCAGGTGGGTCAGGTGGTGCAGCTGACCGACCCCGAGGTCTCCGACGAGTACGTGGTGGTCCGCTTCGGACGCGACGAGTTGCCCTTCTCCCCCGCCGACGTGGCGGTGGCTCCGCGCGGCGCCGGGCGCAGGGCGGCCGAGCCGCAGTCGGAGGCGCCGGAGCCGGAGCCGGCGGCGCCTGCGGAGCCGGAGTTCGTGTTGGACCGGGTGCCGCAGCAGCGGCGGGAGGAGCCGAAGGTGGAGACGGTGGAGGCGAAGCCGGCACCGGCGCGCAAGGCGGTGAAGGCCGTGAAGCCGAAGGGGCCGGCGGGGCTGACGGTGACGCTGGCGTACGCCGACGGTGAGTGGACGGTGGCGGCGCAGCAGGGCAGCAAGTCCCTCGCGAAGCCGTACGTGGTGAAGCCGGCGGAGGCGCTGCGGATGGTGGCGCTGGTCGACGTGCCGGGCGTGCACGAGGCGGTGGAGCAGATCATGGCCGTCGAGCGGGCCGAGGCCGAGCAGCAGGCGGAGAAGCTGCGCGCGGAGCTGGCGGAGATCGAGGCGCGCCTGGCGGAGCTGCGCGAGGCGCGTTGACGGTGTGGCCCCGGCGGCCGACGCGGGCGGGGAGGTCCGTGTCGGCCGCCGGGGCCGTTTCCGGTGGGAGGGGGCCACCGGTGGGAGGGGTCAGTGCCGCGGGATGTGGGCCACCCCGATGCGCTTGCGGAACACCCAGTAGGTCCAGCCCTGGTAGGCCAGCACGATCGGGGTGAACACCACCGCCACCCAGGTCATGATCTTCAGGGTGTAGGGGGTGGAGGCGGCGTTGGTGGCGGTCAGCGTCCCGGCGGCGTCCGCGGTGGAGGGCAGCACGTTCGGAAACAGCGCCGCGAACAGCGTCGCCACGGCCAGCGCGATGGCCACGGCGGTGCCGGTGAACGCCCAGCCCTCCCGGCGGACCCGGGCGGCGGCCAGGCCGCCGAGCAGCGCCAGGGCCGCGCCGGCGGCGAACACGACGGCGGCGGTGCTGGAGCGGATGGTCAGCGTCCAGCTCAGGAACGCCACCGCGAGCACGGCGGCGGCCACGCCCAGGCGCACCGCGAGGGCGCCGGCGCGCTCGCGTACCTCGCCGACGGTCTTGAGGGCGATGAACACGGCGCCGTGGGTGAGGAACAGGGCCGCCGTGG encodes:
- the cydB gene encoding cytochrome d ubiquinol oxidase subunit II; amino-acid sequence: MELTTIWFLLVAVLFTGYFILEGFDFGVGMLLPVLGRNDRERRVLINTIGPVWDGNEVWLITAGGAMFAAFPEWYATLFSGFYLPLLLILLALIIRGVAFEYRHKRPEASWKRRWDTAIFVGSVVPAVLWGVAFANILRGVPLDAEHEYIGGLLDLLNPYALLGGATTAALFLTHGAVFIALKTVGEVRERAGALAVRLGVAAAVLAVAFLSWTLTIRSSTAAVVFAAGAALALLGGLAAARVRREGWAFTGTAVAIALAVATLFAALFPNVLPSTADAAGTLTATNAASTPYTLKIMTWVAVVFTPIVLAYQGWTYWVFRKRIGVAHIPRH